In Bacillus sp. NP247, one DNA window encodes the following:
- the recF gene encoding DNA replication/repair protein RecF (All proteins in this family for which functions are known are DNA-binding proteins that assist the filamentation of RecA onto DNA for the initiation of recombination or recombinational repair.), translated as MFITEIQLKNYRNYEHLELSFEDKVNVIIGENAQGKTNLMEAIYVLAMAKSHRTSNDRELIRWDEDYGNIKGRLQRRNSSLSLELNISKKGKKAKLNQLEQQKLSQYIGEMNVVMFAPEDLNLVKGSPQVRRRFLDMELGQIAPVYLYELSQYQKVLTQRNHLLKKMQGNSKNEETMLDVFTLQLIEHGAKILRKRFEFLHLLQEWAAPIHRGISRGLEELEIIYKPSVDVSESMDLSKIKEVYYESFQSVKQREIFRGTTLLGPHRDDLQFFVNSKNVQVFGSQGQQRTTALSLKLAEIELIYSEVKEYPILLLDDVLSELDDYRQSHLLNTIQGKVQTFVTTTSVDGIEHETLKEAKTIHVTNGTVDCETDRK; from the coding sequence TTGTTTATTACAGAAATACAATTAAAAAACTATCGCAATTATGAGCATTTAGAGCTTTCCTTTGAGGATAAAGTCAATGTAATTATTGGTGAAAATGCGCAAGGGAAAACGAATCTAATGGAAGCGATTTATGTATTGGCGATGGCGAAATCCCATAGAACTTCGAACGATCGTGAACTCATTCGCTGGGATGAGGATTATGGTAATATAAAAGGTAGATTACAAAGGCGAAATAGTTCTTTATCCTTAGAATTAAATATTTCCAAAAAAGGTAAAAAGGCAAAGTTAAATCAATTAGAACAGCAAAAATTGAGCCAGTATATTGGTGAAATGAATGTTGTTATGTTTGCCCCAGAAGATTTAAATCTTGTAAAAGGAAGCCCTCAAGTACGAAGACGCTTTTTAGATATGGAACTTGGACAAATAGCTCCGGTCTATTTGTATGAATTAAGCCAATATCAAAAGGTACTCACGCAACGAAATCATTTACTTAAGAAGATGCAAGGGAATAGTAAAAATGAGGAAACGATGCTGGATGTGTTTACACTCCAACTTATTGAGCATGGTGCGAAAATTTTGCGAAAACGTTTTGAGTTTTTACATTTACTACAAGAATGGGCTGCTCCAATTCACCGCGGAATTAGCAGGGGATTAGAGGAGTTAGAAATCATCTATAAACCAAGTGTAGATGTATCAGAATCAATGGATTTGTCGAAAATAAAAGAAGTATACTATGAAAGTTTTCAATCTGTGAAACAACGTGAAATTTTTCGTGGTACAACTTTACTCGGTCCTCATCGTGATGATTTACAATTCTTCGTTAATAGTAAAAATGTTCAAGTCTTTGGTTCACAAGGACAACAACGAACAACCGCACTATCCCTAAAATTAGCTGAAATTGAATTGATATACTCAGAGGTTAAGGAATATCCAATCCTTTTATTAGATGATGTGTTATCAGAACTAGATGATTATCGTCAATCACATCTTTTAAATACGATTCAAGGAAAAGTACAAACATTTGTGACCACGACGAGTGTCGACGGAATTGAACACGAAACATTGAAAGAAGCGAAAACAATTCATGTAACGAACGGCACGGTAGATTGTGAAACAGACAGAAAATAA
- the dnaN gene encoding DNA polymerase III subunit beta has product MRFTIQKDYLVRSVQDVMKAVSSRTTIPILTGIKVVATEEGVTLTGSDADISIESFIPVEDAGKEIVEIQQSGSIILQAKYFSEIVKKLPKETVEISVENHFMTKIKSGKSEFNLNGLDAAEYPLLPQIEEHHVFKIPTDLLKHMIRQTVFAVSSSETRPILTGVNWKVYNSELTCIATDSHRLALRKAKIEGYNIADEFQANVVIPGKSLSELSKILDESEEMVDIVITEYQVLFRTKHLLFFSRLLEGNYPDTTRLIPAESKTDIFVNTKEFLQAIDRASLLARDGRNNVVKLSTLEQQMLEISSNAPEIGKVVEEVQCENVDGEELKISFSAKYMMDALKALDSTEIKVSFTGAMRPFLIRTVNDDSIIQLILPVRTY; this is encoded by the coding sequence ATGCGTTTTACAATACAAAAAGACTATCTTGTAAGAAGTGTACAAGATGTAATGAAGGCAGTTTCTTCTCGTACAACAATTCCAATTCTTACAGGGATTAAAGTTGTAGCAACAGAAGAAGGAGTTACTTTAACAGGTAGTGATGCAGACATCTCTATCGAATCATTTATCCCAGTCGAAGATGCTGGAAAAGAAATTGTGGAAATTCAACAATCAGGAAGTATTATTTTACAAGCAAAGTATTTTAGTGAAATCGTAAAAAAATTACCTAAAGAAACTGTTGAAATTTCTGTAGAAAATCATTTTATGACAAAAATAAAATCTGGAAAATCAGAGTTCAACTTAAATGGTTTAGATGCTGCTGAATATCCGTTATTACCACAAATCGAAGAACATCATGTATTTAAGATTCCAACAGATTTACTAAAGCACATGATTCGTCAAACAGTATTTGCAGTTTCAAGTTCTGAAACAAGACCGATCTTGACAGGTGTAAACTGGAAAGTATATAACAGCGAGCTAACTTGCATTGCAACAGATAGTCACAGACTAGCACTTCGTAAAGCAAAAATCGAAGGGTATAATATTGCCGATGAATTTCAAGCGAATGTCGTTATTCCTGGTAAGAGCTTAAGTGAATTAAGTAAAATTCTAGATGAATCTGAAGAAATGGTAGATATCGTTATTACGGAGTATCAAGTATTATTCCGTACAAAACATTTATTATTCTTCTCAAGATTGTTAGAAGGGAATTATCCAGATACAACGCGTTTAATTCCAGCCGAGAGTAAGACTGATATTTTTGTAAATACAAAAGAATTTTTACAAGCGATTGATCGTGCTTCGCTATTAGCAAGAGATGGTCGTAACAACGTTGTTAAATTATCGACATTAGAACAACAGATGTTAGAGATTTCTTCAAATGCACCAGAAATTGGGAAAGTAGTAGAAGAAGTTCAATGTGAAAATGTAGATGGAGAAGAATTAAAAATATCTTTTAGTGCAAAATATATGATGGACGCATTAAAAGCTTTAGATAGTACAGAAATTAAAGTTAGTTTTACTGGAGCGATGAGACCGTTTTTAATTCGCACAGTCAATGATGATTCCATCATTCAATTAATTTTACCGGTACGTACTTACTAA
- the dnaA gene encoding chromosomal replication initiator protein DnaA: MENISDLWNSALKELEKKVSKPSYETWLKSTTAHNLKKDVLTITAPNEFARDWLESHYSELISETLYDLTGAKLAIRFIIPQSQAEEDIDLPSVKQKHAHDESNLLPQSMLNPKYTFDTFVIGSGNRFAHAASLAVAEAPAKAYNPLFIYGGVGLGKTHLMHAIGHYVIEHNPNAKVVYLSSEKFTNEFINSIRDNKAVDFRNKYRNVDVLLIDDIQFLAGKEQTQEEFFHTFNALHEESKQIVISSDRPPKEIPTLEDRLRSRFEWGLITDITPPDLETRIAILRKKAKAEGLDIPNEVMLYIANQIDSNIRELEGALIRVVAYSSLINKDMNADLAAEALKNIIPNSIPRIISISDIQKAVGGVYQVKLEDFKAKKRTKSVAFPRQIAMYLSRELTDSSLPKIGEEFGGRDHTTVIHAHEKISKLLKTDTQLQKHVEEIKDILK; encoded by the coding sequence TTGGAAAATATCTCTGATTTATGGAATAGCGCCTTAAAAGAATTAGAAAAAAAGGTAAGCAAGCCAAGTTATGAAACCTGGTTAAAATCAACAACTGCTCATAACTTGAAAAAAGATGTATTAACTATTACAGCTCCAAATGAATTTGCTCGTGACTGGCTAGAATCTCATTATTCGGAATTAATCTCCGAAACGCTTTATGATTTAACAGGGGCAAAACTAGCTATTCGTTTTATCATTCCCCAAAGTCAGGCAGAAGAGGATATAGATCTCCCTTCTGTTAAGCAAAAACACGCACATGATGAGTCTAATCTCTTACCACAGAGTATGTTAAACCCAAAATATACATTTGATACATTTGTTATTGGCTCTGGTAATCGTTTTGCACATGCTGCTTCTTTAGCTGTAGCTGAGGCACCAGCTAAAGCCTATAATCCGCTCTTTATTTACGGGGGCGTTGGACTTGGAAAAACACATTTAATGCACGCAATTGGGCATTATGTAATTGAACACAACCCGAATGCAAAAGTTGTATATTTATCATCTGAAAAATTTACAAATGAATTTATTAACTCAATTCGTGATAATAAAGCTGTCGATTTTCGTAATAAATATCGCAATGTAGATGTCTTATTGATAGATGATATTCAATTTCTTGCTGGAAAAGAACAAACACAGGAAGAGTTTTTCCATACATTTAATGCGTTACATGAAGAAAGTAAGCAAATTGTGATTTCAAGCGATAGACCACCAAAAGAAATCCCAACTTTAGAAGATCGCCTTCGTTCTCGATTTGAATGGGGGTTAATTACGGACATTACGCCACCAGATTTAGAAACTAGAATCGCAATTTTACGTAAAAAAGCAAAAGCAGAAGGTCTTGATATACCAAATGAAGTTATGCTTTATATCGCAAATCAAATCGATTCAAATATTCGTGAACTAGAGGGTGCACTTATTCGAGTTGTAGCTTATTCATCTTTAATTAATAAAGATATGAATGCTGATTTAGCGGCTGAAGCGCTTAAAAATATTATTCCAAACTCTATACCTAGAATTATTTCTATTTCTGATATTCAAAAGGCTGTTGGGGGCGTCTATCAAGTAAAGTTAGAAGATTTCAAAGCAAAAAAACGGACAAAATCCGTTGCATTCCCTCGCCAAATTGCGATGTATTTATCACGTGAACTTACGGACTCATCTTTGCCAAAAATAGGTGAAGAATTTGGTGGCCGCGATCATACAACAGTAATCCATGCTCACGAAAAAATTTCGAAGCTATTAAAAACGGATACTCAATTACAAAAACATGTTGAAGAAATTAAGGATATTTTAAAATAG
- the gyrB gene encoding DNA topoisomerase (ATP-hydrolyzing) subunit B, with protein sequence MEQKQMQENAYDESQIQVLEGLEAVRKRPGMYIGSTSGKGLHHLVWEIVDNSIDEALAGYCDEINVSIEEDNSIVVTDDGRGIPVGIQEKMGRPAVEVIMTVLHAGGKFGGGGYKVSGGLHGVGASVVNALSTELEVFVHRDGKIHYQKYERGIPAADLKVIGETDRTGTITRFKPDAEIFTETTEYEFDTLATRMRELAFLNRNIKLTIEDKREHKQKKEFHYEGGIKSYVEHLNRSKQPIHEEPVYVEGSKDGIQVEVALQYNEGYTNHIYSFTNNIHTYEGGTHEVGFKTALTRVINDYGRKNNILKDADSNLTGEDVREGLTAIVSIKHPNPQFEGQTKTKLGNSEARTITESVFSEAFEKFLLENPNVARKIIDKGTMAARARVAAKKARELTRRKSALEVSSLPGKLADCSSKDPAISEIYIVEGDSAGGSAKQGRDRHFQAILPLKGKIINVEKARLDKILSNDEVRTIITAIGTNIGGDFDIEKARYHKVIIMTDADVDGAHIRTLLLTFFYRYMRQIIECGYIYIAQPPLFKVQQGKKIQYAYNNKELEKILAELPAQPKPGIQRYKGLGEMNPTQLWETTMDPEVRSLLQVSLQDAIEADETFEILMGDKVEPRRNFIQENAKYVKNLDI encoded by the coding sequence ATGGAACAAAAACAAATGCAGGAAAATGCATATGATGAAAGTCAGATTCAGGTGTTAGAAGGACTGGAGGCAGTTCGAAAGCGTCCTGGTATGTATATCGGTTCTACAAGTGGAAAAGGTCTTCATCATCTTGTATGGGAAATAGTTGATAACAGTATTGACGAAGCTTTAGCGGGATATTGTGATGAAATTAATGTCAGTATTGAAGAAGATAATAGTATTGTTGTAACAGATGATGGTCGTGGTATCCCAGTTGGTATTCAAGAAAAAATGGGACGTCCCGCTGTAGAAGTTATTATGACGGTCCTTCATGCTGGTGGTAAATTTGGCGGTGGCGGTTATAAAGTTTCTGGTGGTTTGCATGGTGTAGGTGCATCTGTTGTAAATGCTTTATCAACAGAATTAGAGGTATTTGTACATCGAGATGGAAAAATACACTATCAAAAATATGAACGTGGGATTCCGGCTGCGGATTTAAAAGTAATAGGTGAAACTGATCGTACAGGAACGATCACACGCTTTAAGCCAGATGCAGAAATTTTTACAGAGACGACAGAATACGAATTTGATACATTAGCTACTCGTATGCGTGAGTTGGCGTTTTTAAATCGTAATATTAAATTAACAATTGAAGATAAGCGTGAACATAAGCAAAAGAAAGAATTCCATTATGAAGGTGGAATTAAATCATATGTTGAACATTTAAATCGTTCAAAACAACCGATTCATGAAGAACCTGTATATGTTGAAGGTTCAAAAGATGGGATTCAGGTTGAGGTTGCTCTTCAATATAACGAAGGGTATACAAATCATATTTATTCATTTACGAATAATATTCATACGTATGAAGGCGGTACGCATGAGGTAGGTTTTAAGACTGCTCTAACACGTGTAATTAACGATTATGGTCGTAAAAATAACATTTTAAAAGATGCGGATAGTAATTTAACTGGTGAAGATGTTCGTGAAGGCTTAACAGCAATCGTGTCGATTAAGCATCCAAACCCACAATTTGAAGGACAAACAAAGACGAAACTTGGAAATAGTGAGGCGAGAACGATTACAGAGTCTGTATTCTCAGAGGCGTTTGAAAAGTTCTTACTGGAAAATCCCAATGTTGCACGTAAAATTATAGATAAAGGGACTATGGCAGCACGCGCACGTGTAGCGGCTAAAAAAGCTCGTGAACTAACGCGCCGAAAGAGTGCTCTAGAAGTTTCAAGTTTACCAGGGAAGCTAGCTGATTGTTCTTCTAAAGATCCAGCAATTAGCGAAATTTATATCGTGGAGGGTGACTCTGCGGGCGGATCTGCAAAACAAGGACGTGATCGTCATTTCCAAGCGATTTTACCACTGAAGGGTAAAATTATTAACGTTGAAAAGGCACGTTTAGATAAGATTTTATCAAATGATGAAGTTCGTACAATTATTACAGCAATCGGTACAAATATTGGTGGGGATTTTGATATTGAAAAAGCTCGCTATCATAAAGTTATTATTATGACAGATGCCGATGTTGATGGTGCACATATTCGTACCCTATTATTAACGTTCTTCTATCGTTATATGCGTCAAATCATTGAATGTGGTTATATATATATCGCACAGCCACCGTTGTTTAAAGTACAACAAGGTAAAAAAATTCAATATGCTTATAACAATAAAGAACTTGAAAAAATACTAGCTGAATTACCAGCTCAACCTAAGCCTGGGATTCAGCGTTATAAAGGTCTAGGGGAAATGAATCCAACTCAGCTGTGGGAGACGACAATGGACCCAGAAGTACGTTCGTTACTTCAAGTTTCCCTTCAAGATGCAATTGAAGCGGATGAAACATTTGAAATTTTAATGGGTGATAAAGTAGAGCCGCGTCGTAACTTTATCCAAGAAAATGCAAAATACGTGAAAAACCTTGATATTTAA
- the gyrA gene encoding DNA gyrase subunit A, protein MSDNQQQARIREINISHEMRTSFLDYAMSVIVSRALPDVRDGLKPVHRRVLYAMNDLGITADKAYKKSARIVGEVIGKYHPHGDSAVYETMVRMAQDFSQRYMLVDGHGNFGSVDGDSAAAMRYTEARMSKISMELIRDITKNTIDYQDNYDGSEREPVVLPARFPNLLVNGTTGIAVGMATNIPPHQLGEVIDGVLALSHNPDITIAELMEYIPGPDFPTSGLILGRSGIRRAYETGRGSIILRAKVEIEERANGKQTIIVTELPYQVNKARLIEKIAELVRDKKIEGITDLRDESDRNGMRIVMEVRRDANANVLLNNLYKHTALQTSFGINMLSLVNGEPQVLNLKQNLYYYLEHQKVVIRRRTAYELEKAEARAHILEGLRIALDHLDEVITLIRSSKTADIAKQGLMERFGLSEKQAQAILDMRLQRLTGLEREKIEQEYQDLMKLIAELKAILADEEKVLEIIREELAEVKERFNDKRRTEITIGGMEAIEDEDLIPEQNIAITLTHNGYIKRLPASTYKTQNRGGRGVQGMGTNDDDFVEHLLTTSTHDHILFFTNKGKVYRTKGYEIPEYSRTAKGIPIINLLGVDKGEWINAIIPIREFGDDQFLFFTTKQGISKRTPLSSFANIRTNGLIAISLREEDELISVRLTSGDKDIIVGTSNGMLIRFNEQDVRSMGRNAAGVKAITLGDEDQVVGMEIVEEDVNVLIVTKNGYGKRTPIDEYRLQSRGGKGLKTCNITDKNGKLVAVKSVTGEEDIMLITAAGIIIRMPVDQISQMGRNTQGVRLIRLEDEQEVATVAKAQKDEEESNEEVSSEE, encoded by the coding sequence ATGTCAGACAATCAACAACAAGCACGAATTCGAGAAATTAATATTAGTCATGAAATGCGTACCTCATTTTTAGATTATGCAATGAGTGTTATCGTGTCTCGTGCATTACCAGATGTTCGTGATGGATTAAAACCAGTTCATCGTAGGGTTTTATATGCGATGAATGATTTAGGAATTACAGCTGATAAAGCATATAAGAAGTCGGCACGTATTGTCGGCGAAGTAATTGGTAAGTATCACCCGCACGGTGATTCAGCTGTTTATGAAACAATGGTACGTATGGCGCAAGATTTTAGTCAACGTTACATGCTTGTTGATGGACATGGTAATTTCGGTTCTGTTGATGGAGATTCAGCGGCAGCAATGCGTTATACAGAAGCAAGAATGTCTAAGATTTCTATGGAATTAATACGCGATATTACAAAGAATACAATTGATTATCAAGATAACTACGATGGTTCTGAAAGAGAACCAGTTGTATTACCAGCACGTTTCCCTAACTTGTTAGTCAATGGTACGACGGGTATTGCGGTTGGTATGGCAACAAACATTCCACCGCATCAACTTGGAGAAGTAATTGACGGTGTGTTGGCATTAAGTCATAACCCTGATATCACTATCGCGGAATTAATGGAATATATTCCTGGGCCAGACTTTCCAACATCAGGTTTAATCTTAGGGCGAAGTGGAATTCGAAGAGCTTATGAAACGGGTCGCGGTTCTATTATACTGCGTGCTAAAGTTGAAATTGAAGAGAGAGCAAATGGTAAACAAACTATTATCGTAACAGAACTACCTTATCAAGTTAATAAGGCACGATTAATTGAAAAGATTGCAGAATTAGTTCGTGATAAGAAAATTGAAGGCATTACAGATTTACGTGATGAATCGGATCGAAATGGTATGCGTATTGTTATGGAAGTACGTCGTGATGCCAATGCCAATGTACTATTAAATAATTTATATAAACATACAGCACTTCAAACAAGTTTCGGTATTAATATGTTGTCTCTAGTAAATGGAGAGCCACAAGTCCTAAATTTAAAACAAAATCTATATTACTATTTAGAGCATCAAAAGGTAGTAATTCGTAGACGTACCGCTTATGAATTAGAGAAAGCAGAAGCGCGTGCTCATATTTTAGAGGGATTACGAATTGCTTTAGATCATCTTGATGAAGTTATTACTTTAATCCGTAGTTCAAAAACAGCTGATATTGCAAAACAAGGTTTAATGGAACGTTTCGGCTTAAGTGAGAAACAAGCGCAAGCGATTTTAGATATGCGTTTGCAACGTTTAACTGGATTAGAACGCGAAAAAATCGAACAAGAATATCAAGACTTAATGAAGCTAATTGCAGAGTTAAAAGCAATTTTAGCAGACGAAGAAAAAGTTCTTGAAATTATTCGCGAGGAATTAGCTGAAGTAAAAGAGCGCTTTAATGATAAGAGAAGAACAGAAATTACAATTGGCGGTATGGAAGCTATAGAGGATGAAGATTTAATCCCAGAACAAAATATCGCAATTACGCTTACTCATAATGGTTATATTAAGAGGTTACCGGCTTCTACGTACAAAACACAGAACCGTGGGGGACGTGGTGTACAAGGAATGGGTACGAATGATGATGACTTTGTTGAACATTTATTAACAACGTCTACTCATGATCATATTTTATTCTTCACAAACAAGGGTAAAGTATACCGTACAAAAGGATATGAAATTCCAGAGTATAGTCGTACAGCAAAAGGGATACCGATTATTAACCTATTAGGGGTAGATAAGGGTGAGTGGATCAACGCTATTATTCCAATTCGTGAATTTGGTGACGACCAGTTCTTATTCTTTACAACGAAACAAGGTATCTCTAAGAGAACACCACTTTCATCATTTGCCAATATACGTACAAATGGTTTAATTGCAATTTCTCTTCGTGAAGAGGATGAATTAATCTCTGTACGCTTAACATCTGGTGATAAGGATATTATCGTTGGGACAAGTAACGGTATGTTAATTCGTTTCAATGAGCAAGATGTGCGTTCAATGGGACGTAATGCGGCTGGTGTAAAAGCAATTACATTAGGTGATGAAGATCAAGTTGTAGGTATGGAAATTGTCGAAGAAGATGTAAATGTTCTAATTGTAACGAAAAATGGTTATGGAAAGCGTACGCCGATTGATGAATACCGTCTGCAAAGTCGTGGCGGTAAAGGTCTTAAGACTTGTAATATTACAGATAAAAACGGTAAGTTAGTAGCAGTTAAGTCTGTAACAGGTGAAGAAGACATTATGTTAATTACAGCAGCGGGTATTATTATTCGTATGCCAGTTGATCAAATCTCTCAAATGGGACGTAATACACAAGGTGTTCGTCTAATTCGATTAGAAGATGAGCAAGAGGTAGCGACAGTAGCAAAAGCGCAAAAAGATGAAGAAGAATCTAATGAAGAGGTTTCTTCTGAAGAATAA
- the yaaA gene encoding S4 domain-containing protein YaaA, which translates to MKLIKISTEYITLGQFLKLADVIDTGGAVKWFLQEYEVYVNQELENRRGRKLYANDIVEIPGSGTFQVQA; encoded by the coding sequence ATGAAACTTATTAAGATTTCAACAGAATACATTACACTAGGACAATTTTTAAAGTTAGCTGATGTAATTGATACAGGTGGCGCTGTGAAATGGTTCTTACAAGAATATGAAGTATACGTGAATCAAGAACTTGAGAATAGAAGAGGCCGAAAGTTATATGCAAATGATATTGTTGAAATTCCGGGAAGCGGAACTTTCCAAGTTCAGGCATAA